In Scatophagus argus isolate fScaArg1 chromosome 7, fScaArg1.pri, whole genome shotgun sequence, a genomic segment contains:
- the sqor gene encoding sulfide:quinone oxidoreductase, mitochondrial, with protein sequence MLQMAALHRLKQCHPTGMAISYLHMNSQTSAKQHYKMLVLGGGTGGIAMSARMKRKLGAENVAVVEPSEMHYYQPIWTLVGAGAKTLGSSGRSTASVMPSGVKWVKSKVQEINPDTNTVRTDDGTEISYEYLIVALGIQLHYEKIKGLPEGFEHPKIGSNYSVQTVEKTWKALQNFKEGNAVFTFPNTPVKCAGAPQKIMYLSDAFLRKTGKRSKANVMYNTSLPVLFGIKKYADTLWEIVKHRDLQVNLRQNLIEVRADKQEAVFENLDKPGETKVVEYEMLHVTPPMGPNLVIKGSPLADEAGWLDVDKDNLQHKRYPNVFGIGDCTNLPTAKTGAAVAAQSAILNRTINKVLKNEKPDKAYDGYTSCPLVTSYNTVILAEFDYNGQPLETFPINQAKERRLMYHMKADVMPHLYWHGLLRGLWGGPGPYRKLLHLGMK encoded by the exons ATGCTACAGATGGCTGCATTGCATCGACTGAAACAGTGCCACCCCACAGGCATGGCCATCTCTTATCTTCACATGAACAGCCAGACCTCTGCCAAGCAGCATTACAAAATGCTTGTGCTCGGAGGAGGAACTGGGGGCATTGCAATGAGTGCACGAATGAAGAGGAAGCTGGGAGCTGAAAATGTGGCTGTTGTGGAGCCCAGTGAG atgcACTATTATCAGCCAATATGGACCCTGGTTGGTGCCGGGGCGAAAACTTTAGGCTCCTCGGGTCGTTCCACCGCGAGTGTTATGCCATCAGGTGTGAAGTGGGTGAAATCTAAAGTTCAGGAAATAAACCCAGACACGAATACTGTCCGCACAGATGATGGGACTGAA ATCTCCTATGAATATTTGATTGTGGCCCTTGGTATACAGCTCCATTATGAGAAG ATTAAAGGGCTGCCAGAGGGATTTGAGCATCCAAAGATTGGGTCAAACTACTCAGTCCAAACTGTGGAGAAAACGTGGAAGGCACTGCAGAACTTCAAAGAGGGAAACGCTGTGTTCACTTTCCCAAATACTCCTGTGAAATGTGCCGGAGCTCCACAGAAGATCATGTACCTGTCTGATGCCTTTCTCAGAAAG ACAGGAAAAAGGTCAAAGGCCAATGTGATGTACAACACATCGCTTCCTGTGCTCTTTGGGATAAAGAAATATGCTGACACATTGTGGGAAATTGTGAAACATCGCGACCTACAAGTGAACCTGAGACAAAACTTGATTGAAGTGCGGGCAGACAAGCAAGAAGCTGTGTTTGAAAACCTTGACAAACCAGGCGAAACCAAAGTTGTCGAG tATGAAATGCTTCACGTCACACCACCAATGGGGCCTAATTTGGTGATTAAAGGCAGTCCACTGGCTGATGAGGCCGGCTGGTTGGATGTCGACAAAGACAACCTCCAACACAAGAGGTATCCAAATGTGTTTGGAATTGGAGACTGTACCAACCTGCCCACAGCCAAAACAGGTGCTGCTGTCG cTGCGCAGTCTGCTATCTTGAACAGAACCATCAACAAAGTGCTTAAAAACGAGAAGCCAGATAAGGCG TATGATGGTTACACCTCATGTCCGTTGGTCACAAGCTACAACACAGTAATTCTGGCAGAGTTTGACTACAATGGGCAACCACTGGAAACATTTCCCATCAACCAAGCCAAAGAAAGAAGACTAATGTACCATATGAAAGCTGATGTGATGCCTCATCTCTATTGGCATGGGCTTCTAAG GGGTCTGTGGGGTGGACCAGGACCATACAGGAAACTCCTTCATCTTGGGATGAAATAA
- the atp8b4 gene encoding probable phospholipid-transporting ATPase IM isoform X1, producing the protein MAFWRRTTHVEKERHVKANARDYNDKFSYADNRIKTSKYNVFTFLPINLFEQFLRVANAYFLVLLILQLIPAISSLSWFTTIVPLVLVLLITAVKDATDDYFRHKNDQKVNSRQSQVLIRGSLQNEKWMNVRVGDIIKLENNQFVAADILLLCSSEPHGLCYIETAELDGETNLKVRQALTVTSDLGDVTKLMDFDGEVICEPPNNKLDKFTGTLYWRNNKYPLDNEKMLLRGCVLRNTEWCFGMVIFAGSQTKLMQNCGRTTFKRTSIEKLMNTLVLWIFAFLICMGVILAIGNTIWESWIGRNFQVFLPWDEFQNSAVFSGFLTFWSYIIILNTVVPISLYVSVEVLRLGHSYFINWDQKMYYSQSDSPAEARTTTLNEELGQVEFIFSDKTGTLTQNIMVFSKCSINGQTYGDVYNEFDQKVEITEKTARVDFSFNPLYDKRFKFYDSSLVEAIKLEDPAVQEFFRLLALCHTVMPEEKSEGHLVYQAQSPDEGALVTAARNFGFVFRARTPETITLCERGRAVTYQLLAILDFNNVRKRMSVIVRNPQGQIRLYSKGADTVIFDLLDPASEDLMHTTSEHLSEFAGEGLRTLALAYKDLNEDHFEVWMKKLQFANTVIENREDQLAVLYEEIEQGLMLLGATAIEDKLQDGVPETIACLSLADIKIWVLTGDKLETAMNIGYSCNMLRDDMNEVFVISGHTPPEVQRQLRSAKEHILGVSRVSSAGDVEKTDMYADDSVSEETIIAEYALVINGHSLAHALEPQLELILLDLACLCKTVICCRVTPMQKAQVVELVKRHKKAVTLAIGDGANDISMIKTAHIGVGISGQEGMQAVLASDFSFAQFRYLRRLLLVHGRWSYFRMCNFLCYFFYKNFAFTLVHFWYGFFCGFSAQTVYDQWFITLFNIVYTSLPVLAMGLFDQDVNDQNSLRYPSLYKPGQQNLLFNKRQFFLCALQGMATSFLLFFIPYGAFSVMVKEDGSHFSDQQAFAVTTATSLVIVVSVQIGLDKHYWTAVNHLFVWGSLTVYFAILFTLQSDGIFGILPSNFSFIGAARNCLSEKSVWLVILLTTVVCVVPGLAVSFLRVNLFPTLTDKVRHLQQSRKKEGPQEQNLRRVRRTSSRRSAYAFSHQQGYGELITSGKNMRMSAVLSGGSPGGTALSSTWIENVLKRRNEVSCASDENTGMPESSQRQHRD; encoded by the exons ATGGCATTCTGGAGGCGAACTACTCATGTCG AGAAGGAACGCCATGTGAAAGCCAATGCACGGGATTACAATGACAAGTTCTCTTATGCT GACAATCGCATCAAAACCTCAAAGTACAACGTCTTCACCTTCCTGCCCATCAACTTGTTTGAGCAGTTCCTGCGGGTGGCAAATGCTTACTTCTTAGTGCTGTTGATACTGCAG CTGATTCCAGCaatttcctctctgtcctggTTCACAACCATCGTGCCTTTGGTGTTGGTGCTGCTAATCACGGCTGTGAAGGATGCGACGGATGACTAT TTCAGACACAAGAACGACCAGAAAGTCAACAGCCGCCAATCTCAGGTTCTCATCAGAGGAAG tTTGCAGAATGAGAAATGGATGAACGTTCGAGTGGGAGATATCATCAAACTAGAGAATAATCAGTTTGTTGct gcagacatcctcctcctctgtagCAGTGAACCCCACGGACTATGTTACATAGAGACTGCAGAGCTGGATGG agagacaaatctGAAAGTTCGTCAGGCTTTGACCGTCACCTCAGATTTGGGAGATGTTACCAAACTGATGGACTTTGATG GAGAAGTCATTTGTGAACCACCCAACAACAAGCTGGATAAATTCACAGGAACTTTATACTGGAGAAACAATAAGTACCCTCTGGATAACGAAAAGATGCTGCTGCGAGGTTGTGTACTCAGAAACACTGAGTGGTGCTTTGGAATGGTTATCTTTGCTG GGTCGCAAACCAAACTGATGCAGAACTGTGGAAGGACTACATTTAAAAGAACGAGTATTGAGAAACTGATGAACACTTTGGTTTTGTGG ATCTTTGCCTTCCTCATTTGCATGGGAGTCATTCTGGCCATTGGAAACACCATTTGGGAGAGTTGGATTGGCAGAAACTTCCAGGTATTTTTGCCATGGGATGAGTTTCAGAACAGTGCCgtgttctctggcttcctcacCTTCTGGTCTTACATCATCATCCTCAACACCGTTGTGCCCATCTCACTGTACGTCAG TGTGGAGGTTCTGCGGCTCGGTCACAGTTACTTCATTAACTGGGACCAGAAGATGTACTACAGTCAGTCGGACTCTCCGGCAGAAGCTCGCACCACCACCCTGAACGAGGAGCTGGGCCAAGTGGAGTTCATCTTCTCCGACAAGACGGGCACCCTCACCCAGAATATCATGGTCTTCAGCAAGTGCTCCATTAACGGACAGACATATG gtgATGTGTATAATGAGTTTGACCAGAAGGTGGAAATTACAGAG AAAACAGCCCGTGTGGACTTTTCTTTCAACCCTCTCTACGACAAAAGGTTTAAGTTTTATGACAGCAGCCTCGTTGAAGCCATTAAACTGGAGGATCCTGCAGTGCAGGAGTTCTTCAGACTGCTGGCTTTGTGCCACACAGTCATGCCAGAGGAGAAGAGTGAAG GACACTTGGTGTACCAGGCTCAGTCGCCTGACGAGGGAGCGTTGGTCACTGCAGCACGAAACTTTGGGTTTGTCTTCCGCGCCCGAACCCCCGAGACCATCACGCTGTGTGAGAGGGGACGAGCTGTCACCTACCAGCTGCTGGCCATACTGGACTTCAACAACGTGCGCAAGAGAATGAGTGTCATTG tgAGAAATCCACAGGGGCAGATTAGACTCTACTCTAAAGGAGCTGACACTGTTATCTTTGACCTTCTGGATCCAGCTAGTGAAGACCTCATGCACACTACCTCAGAACATCTCAGT GAATTTGCAGGAGAAGGGCTTCGAACGTTAGCTCTGGCCTACAAAGATCTCAACGAAGATCATTTTGAAGTCTGGATGAAGAAGCTTCAGTTCGCCAACACCGTCATCGAGAACCGCGAGGATCAGCTGGCTGTTCTCTATGAAGAAATCGAGCAGGGCTTGATG CTTCTAGGTGCCACAGCGATCGAGGACAAACTTCAGGATGGTGTCCCAGAAACCATCGCATGTCTAAGTCTAGCCGACATCAAGATCTGGGTCCTCACAGGAGACAAACTAG agaCCGCGATGAACATTGGCTACTCCTGCAACATGCTGCGAGACGACATGAACGAGGTGTTTGTTATCTCTGGCCACACGCCGCCGGAGGTGCAGCGGCAACTCAG gagcGCCAAAGAGCACATTCTGGGTGTGAGTCGAGTAAGCAGTGCAGGAGATGTTGAGAAGACAGATATGTATGCAGATGACTCTGTGTCTGAAGAAACAATTATTGCAGAGTATGCCTTGGTCATCAATGGACACAGTTTA GCTCATGCTCTGGAGCCTCAGCTGGAGCTCATCCTGCTGGACCTGGCCTGTCTGTGTAAAACAGTCATCTGCTGCCGCGTCACTCCGATGCAGAAAGCCCAAGTGGTGGAGCTGGTGAAGAGGCACAAGAAGGCCGTCACTCTGGCTATTGGGGATGGAGCCAATGACATCAGCATGATCAAGA CTGCTCACATCGGCGTGGGCATCAGCGGTCAGGAGGGGATGCAGGCGGTTCTGGCGTCGGATTTCTCCTTTGCTCAGTTTCGGTACCTGCGGCGGCTCCTGCTGGTCCACGGACGCTGGTCCTACTTCCGCATGTGTAATTTCCTGTGCTATTTCTTCTACAAGAACTTTGCCTTCACGTTGGTACACTTCTGGTACGGTTTCTTCTGTGGTTTCTCAGCTCAG ACTGTGTATGACCAGTGGTTCATTACCCTTTTCAATATAGTTTATACGTCTCTACCAGTTCTGGCGATGGGACTTTTTGATCAG GATGTCAATGACCAGAACAGCCTTCGCTACCCGAGCCTGTACAAACCCGGCCAGCAAAACCTTCTCTTCAACAAACGGCAGTTTTTCCTGTGCGCACTGCAGGGTATGGCCACCTCATTCCTGCTCTTCTTTATTCCCTATGGAGCCTTCTCTGTCATGGTGAAAGAGGACGGCTCCCACTTTTCTGACCAACAGGCGTTTGCTGTCACCACAGCAACATCCCTGGTCATTGTTGTAAGTGTTCAG ATTGGACTCGACAAACACTACTGGACAGCTGTCAATCACCTCTTCGTTTGGGGCAGCCTGACAGTGTACTTTGCCATATTATTTACACTGCAAAGCGATGGCATATTTGGAATATTACCAAGTAATTTCTCATTCATCG gTGCAGCCCGCAACTGTCTGTCAGAGAAGAGTGTGTGGTTGGTCATTCTGCTCACCACCGTGGTGTGTGTGGTGCCCGGCTTAGCGGTCAGCTTCCTGAGAGTCAACCTCTTCCCAACTCTAACAGATAAG GTTCGCCATCTGCAACAGTCCAGAAAGAAGGAAGGACCTCAGGAGCAGAACCTGAGGCGAGTACGCCGGACGAGCTCCCGCCGCTCTGCCTACGCCTTCTCCCATCAACAGGGATACGGAGAACTGATCACCTCAGGCAAAAACATGAGGATGAGCGCTGTGTTGTCTGGCGGCTCTCCCGGGGGAACCGCACTCAGTTCCACCTGGATAGAAAATGTGTTGAAGAGAAGGAACGAAGTGTCTTGCGCCTCTGATGAAAACACGGGGATGCCAGAGAGCAGCCAGagacagcacagagactga
- the atp8b4 gene encoding phospholipid-transporting ATPase ID isoform X2, whose product MDFDGEVICEPPNNKLDKFTGTLYWRNNKYPLDNEKMLLRGCVLRNTEWCFGMVIFAGSQTKLMQNCGRTTFKRTSIEKLMNTLVLWIFAFLICMGVILAIGNTIWESWIGRNFQVFLPWDEFQNSAVFSGFLTFWSYIIILNTVVPISLYVSVEVLRLGHSYFINWDQKMYYSQSDSPAEARTTTLNEELGQVEFIFSDKTGTLTQNIMVFSKCSINGQTYGDVYNEFDQKVEITEKTARVDFSFNPLYDKRFKFYDSSLVEAIKLEDPAVQEFFRLLALCHTVMPEEKSEGHLVYQAQSPDEGALVTAARNFGFVFRARTPETITLCERGRAVTYQLLAILDFNNVRKRMSVIVRNPQGQIRLYSKGADTVIFDLLDPASEDLMHTTSEHLSEFAGEGLRTLALAYKDLNEDHFEVWMKKLQFANTVIENREDQLAVLYEEIEQGLMLLGATAIEDKLQDGVPETIACLSLADIKIWVLTGDKLETAMNIGYSCNMLRDDMNEVFVISGHTPPEVQRQLRSAKEHILGVSRVSSAGDVEKTDMYADDSVSEETIIAEYALVINGHSLAHALEPQLELILLDLACLCKTVICCRVTPMQKAQVVELVKRHKKAVTLAIGDGANDISMIKTAHIGVGISGQEGMQAVLASDFSFAQFRYLRRLLLVHGRWSYFRMCNFLCYFFYKNFAFTLVHFWYGFFCGFSAQTVYDQWFITLFNIVYTSLPVLAMGLFDQDVNDQNSLRYPSLYKPGQQNLLFNKRQFFLCALQGMATSFLLFFIPYGAFSVMVKEDGSHFSDQQAFAVTTATSLVIVVSVQIGLDKHYWTAVNHLFVWGSLTVYFAILFTLQSDGIFGILPSNFSFIGAARNCLSEKSVWLVILLTTVVCVVPGLAVSFLRVNLFPTLTDKVRHLQQSRKKEGPQEQNLRRVRRTSSRRSAYAFSHQQGYGELITSGKNMRMSAVLSGGSPGGTALSSTWIENVLKRRNEVSCASDENTGMPESSQRQHRD is encoded by the exons ATGGACTTTGATG GAGAAGTCATTTGTGAACCACCCAACAACAAGCTGGATAAATTCACAGGAACTTTATACTGGAGAAACAATAAGTACCCTCTGGATAACGAAAAGATGCTGCTGCGAGGTTGTGTACTCAGAAACACTGAGTGGTGCTTTGGAATGGTTATCTTTGCTG GGTCGCAAACCAAACTGATGCAGAACTGTGGAAGGACTACATTTAAAAGAACGAGTATTGAGAAACTGATGAACACTTTGGTTTTGTGG ATCTTTGCCTTCCTCATTTGCATGGGAGTCATTCTGGCCATTGGAAACACCATTTGGGAGAGTTGGATTGGCAGAAACTTCCAGGTATTTTTGCCATGGGATGAGTTTCAGAACAGTGCCgtgttctctggcttcctcacCTTCTGGTCTTACATCATCATCCTCAACACCGTTGTGCCCATCTCACTGTACGTCAG TGTGGAGGTTCTGCGGCTCGGTCACAGTTACTTCATTAACTGGGACCAGAAGATGTACTACAGTCAGTCGGACTCTCCGGCAGAAGCTCGCACCACCACCCTGAACGAGGAGCTGGGCCAAGTGGAGTTCATCTTCTCCGACAAGACGGGCACCCTCACCCAGAATATCATGGTCTTCAGCAAGTGCTCCATTAACGGACAGACATATG gtgATGTGTATAATGAGTTTGACCAGAAGGTGGAAATTACAGAG AAAACAGCCCGTGTGGACTTTTCTTTCAACCCTCTCTACGACAAAAGGTTTAAGTTTTATGACAGCAGCCTCGTTGAAGCCATTAAACTGGAGGATCCTGCAGTGCAGGAGTTCTTCAGACTGCTGGCTTTGTGCCACACAGTCATGCCAGAGGAGAAGAGTGAAG GACACTTGGTGTACCAGGCTCAGTCGCCTGACGAGGGAGCGTTGGTCACTGCAGCACGAAACTTTGGGTTTGTCTTCCGCGCCCGAACCCCCGAGACCATCACGCTGTGTGAGAGGGGACGAGCTGTCACCTACCAGCTGCTGGCCATACTGGACTTCAACAACGTGCGCAAGAGAATGAGTGTCATTG tgAGAAATCCACAGGGGCAGATTAGACTCTACTCTAAAGGAGCTGACACTGTTATCTTTGACCTTCTGGATCCAGCTAGTGAAGACCTCATGCACACTACCTCAGAACATCTCAGT GAATTTGCAGGAGAAGGGCTTCGAACGTTAGCTCTGGCCTACAAAGATCTCAACGAAGATCATTTTGAAGTCTGGATGAAGAAGCTTCAGTTCGCCAACACCGTCATCGAGAACCGCGAGGATCAGCTGGCTGTTCTCTATGAAGAAATCGAGCAGGGCTTGATG CTTCTAGGTGCCACAGCGATCGAGGACAAACTTCAGGATGGTGTCCCAGAAACCATCGCATGTCTAAGTCTAGCCGACATCAAGATCTGGGTCCTCACAGGAGACAAACTAG agaCCGCGATGAACATTGGCTACTCCTGCAACATGCTGCGAGACGACATGAACGAGGTGTTTGTTATCTCTGGCCACACGCCGCCGGAGGTGCAGCGGCAACTCAG gagcGCCAAAGAGCACATTCTGGGTGTGAGTCGAGTAAGCAGTGCAGGAGATGTTGAGAAGACAGATATGTATGCAGATGACTCTGTGTCTGAAGAAACAATTATTGCAGAGTATGCCTTGGTCATCAATGGACACAGTTTA GCTCATGCTCTGGAGCCTCAGCTGGAGCTCATCCTGCTGGACCTGGCCTGTCTGTGTAAAACAGTCATCTGCTGCCGCGTCACTCCGATGCAGAAAGCCCAAGTGGTGGAGCTGGTGAAGAGGCACAAGAAGGCCGTCACTCTGGCTATTGGGGATGGAGCCAATGACATCAGCATGATCAAGA CTGCTCACATCGGCGTGGGCATCAGCGGTCAGGAGGGGATGCAGGCGGTTCTGGCGTCGGATTTCTCCTTTGCTCAGTTTCGGTACCTGCGGCGGCTCCTGCTGGTCCACGGACGCTGGTCCTACTTCCGCATGTGTAATTTCCTGTGCTATTTCTTCTACAAGAACTTTGCCTTCACGTTGGTACACTTCTGGTACGGTTTCTTCTGTGGTTTCTCAGCTCAG ACTGTGTATGACCAGTGGTTCATTACCCTTTTCAATATAGTTTATACGTCTCTACCAGTTCTGGCGATGGGACTTTTTGATCAG GATGTCAATGACCAGAACAGCCTTCGCTACCCGAGCCTGTACAAACCCGGCCAGCAAAACCTTCTCTTCAACAAACGGCAGTTTTTCCTGTGCGCACTGCAGGGTATGGCCACCTCATTCCTGCTCTTCTTTATTCCCTATGGAGCCTTCTCTGTCATGGTGAAAGAGGACGGCTCCCACTTTTCTGACCAACAGGCGTTTGCTGTCACCACAGCAACATCCCTGGTCATTGTTGTAAGTGTTCAG ATTGGACTCGACAAACACTACTGGACAGCTGTCAATCACCTCTTCGTTTGGGGCAGCCTGACAGTGTACTTTGCCATATTATTTACACTGCAAAGCGATGGCATATTTGGAATATTACCAAGTAATTTCTCATTCATCG gTGCAGCCCGCAACTGTCTGTCAGAGAAGAGTGTGTGGTTGGTCATTCTGCTCACCACCGTGGTGTGTGTGGTGCCCGGCTTAGCGGTCAGCTTCCTGAGAGTCAACCTCTTCCCAACTCTAACAGATAAG GTTCGCCATCTGCAACAGTCCAGAAAGAAGGAAGGACCTCAGGAGCAGAACCTGAGGCGAGTACGCCGGACGAGCTCCCGCCGCTCTGCCTACGCCTTCTCCCATCAACAGGGATACGGAGAACTGATCACCTCAGGCAAAAACATGAGGATGAGCGCTGTGTTGTCTGGCGGCTCTCCCGGGGGAACCGCACTCAGTTCCACCTGGATAGAAAATGTGTTGAAGAGAAGGAACGAAGTGTCTTGCGCCTCTGATGAAAACACGGGGATGCCAGAGAGCAGCCAGagacagcacagagactga